The window agtacaggagatattatcagtagaattttgtaaacaatataaatttattaaggatgagctgtgtgtttaatagaaaaaattgttaacggaaattgtataatattgtattttgggaaaattttcttctcttattaatttaatatttagtgcttgacaataatgtattttagtgtaccatttgccactgaagtagacacctcatttgcaaataaagagattttgattttgatttgataatattaaacattttaattttaaatctgtttaaaattaattcattttcTATACTTTTTCAGGGGTTTGTGTTCTTTCAAGTCATTGTAGGGATAGTACTACTTGAATAAACAAGATACAAATGCAATATTATGCTtattgtatattatatatattatatctgTTTGAATGATAAAATTCtgtagtgaagttttaggaggaaAGTGTACGTCGATAAAACATTAGAATTGTATTTTGTAAGCTTATATGAACAATGTGGAAATCTTTATAGTGTTTCTCCTGTAAGTTATTTTGCCTTAACTCAGATTTACATACTCACCAACTGGTCAGCTTACTTGTATTGTTTGTGATCATGTGGTTCGTAATGAGTCTGTGTGGGCTGTTCACATTAATAGCAAACAGCACAAAGACAATATTCAACttattaaaagaaaaaaggaaagtgaAAATCTATTCAAGAAGCCCGTTGCTCCCGGTCCTCTTCCATCAAGTTTAAAGCGACCTTCTTCCTATGAAGTGCCAAGTCCACCTAAGAAAATTAAGGGTAAGTTAAATATCTGCTGTAATGGATCTACAGTACAATGTTACTTCTGGATATGTTCTGTGGCTGGTATTACAATTGGAAAACTGTTGGGTTGTTAACTTAATCATGTATTCTTACTGGCTGATTAGTACCGTTTTTGATGGGTTAGATTTTGTAAGTTCAACaatactaaagataggaattaaaaggtcaaataaaatgtttgatttctctgaaatttcatctagattgaagttaggattgaaaaactgttctaGATAGATaaacaattttccataatattgagcagggggcctttttgtataactttgaaAATTTTCATGTCGTGGTTGATGTTAGTGAACTTATgattagtatcacccatgtgctgtctCGTAGCCGAAAATTTGTTATATTTCATGGTGTTAACATGTTCTAAATATgttgtatggaagctcctacctgtttgaccaacataagatgcgttacaattattacaattgagtctgTAAAcacctccctgatagtcttccacaggtgtttactgcacacttcacaaaaccatttctgaaacatgtccattcctcttccacactgttcacgtcatctttgggaatttctttcttcagatacTCTTGAAACTTTTTccatatttctttctcttttaacttccatcccttcatttttctttcccttttttctattaacttcgttattttactgactcttaatttggctaccaccactttacggtctccttcgaaatctgctcttgtTCCTGTCCAGATTACTATTCAACCTTTCAGTGCTTAAATTGCGCATGTAATCACACTTGctttcactttcactatctgaagcTATCAGATCATCACCTATCGTTATTATGCAAAATATCACACATTTCTTCTACCGGAATCACTTTTATTACTATAAAATTTATTCATTTGAAGCTTTGTCTACTACACAACCATGTTACTTGCAATTTCAGTCAGTTTGAGAAGCATCAAAATTAGCTTGTAAACAATGGGTAAAAGAACACAAAGGGAGGGTTGTACAGTGTCGAAAAAAGAGGATACTTGAGACATCTACCAGAAGATAAATAAACTTCTAGGTGAAACTCTTCTGGTCTCCGAAAACACAAGCATATCGGAGCGAGCTACACTGAACGAGCGCTAAATGACTTTATTCCGCTATGAATCACAAAAGATGGTGTGCTTAAACGACCATGCTCCTCTATGGGAGTGAAGGTGTTAAAGAAAAGGTactattttataatattttatgcaTTTTTGTTTTACTATTAGCTGTGTGAAAATTGcaatttaatttcacattaatattatcatCAGATATTACCTATTTATCAGTTTCTTCAAAACataaaatgctaaattacaagcTAAGCATACATATCAACCTGCTAAAAATCATCACCTCCTAGTCATAACCCATGAAACCTACTGATTTTCCAAAAATTCAAAGCACAGGGATGTGACTGTCTCTTTAAGAAATCTGTAAGCATGGATTGCAACTGCAGCTACTAGTGatattttcttttacacatttcACACTAAATTAGTGTGTGTTTTCCcttcttttgtattccacatgccCTACTATTTTTAGCTCTTAAGTTTAGAGAAGGAGAAGTGGATATTGTACTGGTAAGATGGATATATTAAGATTACTATTAGATTCATTCTTTTGTGTTTTCCTTTGTGAACATTGCATGACTTACTTCTTCAGTTTATGGAATTTTTATCTTTGCATTTGTACATAAAATTTATTCTTGAGATATTTTGTTACAAAATTGTGATACCAGTTTTGATCTTATATGTTATAGGTATTTTAAAGAATGCTCCTCCATCAAAAGTACCTTCAGACTTTTTTGACTCATCAGATAGCATATCATTAAATAGTAATGGGCCAGTAACTGCTTCTGATGTAAATGCTCTTCAGAAATTAGCCGCTGAAAATGATGATTCAGGGGGAGAgtcggaagaggaagaagaaagtatAGCAGAGAAAACACCCCCAACCACTGATATAAAGTCACTTAAGCCACAAAATGTGGATGAAGTTCTGCCTGAGGGTTTTTTTGACGATCCAATGCTAGATGCCAAGGTAAGACTTCAGTACAGTTTTTGGTTTTGATGCAAAATTTTTGTTCTTTGAGGTACTCAGGAAAAGAACTTTGACTTAAAACTAAATTGTTATAACTTGCTGTTTTATTGAACCTTGACATAAGTAATGGGAAGGAATTAATAAGGTCATATGATTCTGGACCAAGGACTGAAACAGGGTTCACTCAACCTCCCGAGACCAATTGTGGACTTGTCTGATACAAGAGGCAGTGGAACCGGTAGTGGTAGCCAAGCAGTACGTCGGAGAATGTTGTCCTTCTGCCCTCGTGGCACTCGAATATCCGCAGTCCGTCTGGCTGGGCAGACCAAGAGCCATAATGCTCTGTATGTGCCAGGGTTTTTTTTATACACACATTGGAATAAATGCAAAGACAAGTAAGTCATTGTGGGGAATAAAGAGTAAGAGAAggaagagacaaggacaaacatctTCATCTAGATGGGTGCAGTCCACATCAGTCCCAGCTCTGCTAtgtctaccggacgagttggccgtgcggttaagggcacgcagatgtgagcttgcatccgggagatagtgggtttgaactccactgtcagcagccttgaagatggttttttgtggtttcccattttcacaccaagcaaatgctggggctgtaccttaattaaggccgcagctgcttccttcccagtcctagccctttcctgtcccatcgtcaccataagacctatctgtgtcggtgcgacatgaagcaaaaaaaaaaaaaaaaccaccaccagTGGCCTGGCATATTAAAAGGAAACATTGTTGCCTTTATCTGACAATTTCTTTTATACTGCAAAATATTAAAAAGACTATCCTGCCTGAGTAGGCCAATTGAGTAGCGCAGTTGATTATTTGTTTTCTATGCTCAAGGTTCaggataattttttaaatttttatttatattttatttatattttatttttaattttgaagaattttcttgTATCTAATGAAAGATCTCAGAGCATTTACGTTACactgtctcatcatcatcatcatcatcatcatcatcaattttcccTGCCTGGCCGTATGTTAATGGCATACTCCcatttccatcttcctctatccaaccaccattttTGCTCCTCTACTGTGTTCCAATCAATCTTCTTTTTTATTGTGCTTTTCTTGATTgattcaccccctgtgggtgggggacacacatgtagaatacacccgcggtatcccctgcctgtcgtaagaggcaacaaaagggGTGACCTTGGCGCAggcatggattgcggtttggtacaatgtgttggacgtcctgtggatgggaggggttgaatacattcacaggtaatccctgcctgtcgtagaaggtgactaaaagggtcatgtggccatggtccccctctttattttttttaattgtgtTTTGAGGGTACTTGTAGACCAGtgcaaatttttgatgtgcgtgctgctcggagatgggcctcttacatgtgcgGTTACGCCCAAAAGCCCACAATTGACCATCCAggaatcttgcgggtgggagcgtcatgtacccgggcagtagtatccgcctgacaacacaggtccccgcacagccgaatgccagaaggacttattattattaattatttttttattttttctctatatttagtgctctgtatatgCTATGGGATACATGCTATTGtgagtgactggaggaagggagtcctagtgctcattgcctcagtcatcccgtattaggcatagtccaacattggaccccgggcattacctgctatgaccaggtgggtattgccttggcagcttggttcggctacagagacccctgatcggagtggtggcattcggggaggatggtttcgggcatggctttgaaacgaaatcgcccatcccaaggtggtcccccacaaAGTCTTTTGCTTCCCAGAGAGGTTCATGCGCAGTGTGAAGGAATggaatccagcttccctaggtttctggttgctaccagaaccgatgggcataattttaagctggtgaaatcgatcctTTTtggtagacacattgaaggcgtctacggcgaacttgaggatctttaGAAAATGTGCAACGGTAGTTTACTTTTGAAGACTCGCActgcactgcaagccgatcagttgcttaagtgcgatcactttggcgaaatacccgtcaaagtggaggagcacaagtccatgaatctggttcgcggagtcatctttcaccgcgaccttatttcgaacactgacgacgagttgatggacgacatgaagaaccgtggcgtgatacacgtccggcgcattatgcgcaaggtcagcggtgaagacgttgccactggtgccttcgtTGTCTCTTTCaatttgtcagtgttaccagagaaagtcaaggtaacaacttactgttgcgatgtgaggccgtacatcccgcctcctatgcgatgctatcaatgccagcgattcggacatatggtatctcgttcgaatccgtctgtatgtggtacatgtggacgagtagctcatgGTGCGGAgaagtgcacaactccatacaagtgcactaactgctctggttttcattctcctcgggatcagaACTATCCAAcgtacctgagtgagaagaagatccaggagatcaagaccctggatggtctttcctaccaggaagggcgccgtaagtttaattccacgaatacacctgcccgtacactcgactatagcatgatagctcagagtctcccaggttcgtccttcacgacatcgttacccgtaacgatcgctgcgcccaaggtgactgttgctcctcagagcaacgtcgcaaagagtaaaagctagaAGGGGGGAACCACCCCACCTTCAACCAaacagaagtctgtgccggctggcagttccaagccggcacagcaagggggggaaAGCTAAATCTCCCCCTCGAAGAGGTTGGCGAAAGCCGTGCCcgagccggcggaggcggcatcgtcgaccagggctgggaaaccaactcccagcccgtctaaactagataAGAAGGCGGCAAAGAAGAATGCCCTTCCTGggcgctctcgcacttcccctgtGAAGGAgcaatcatgccctccatctggtgggtatgagtctgcgccagcaggtactcctgcCCAAAAACCTGCATGCTCCCCTCGTAGGGGAACTTCCTGCCCCCCAAAAAACGTTGAAGTTCTGGGCGTCATCCCcaccgtctgttgatgacgggatggacgtcgcgctgtcatctacattagggtgtcctttatttttcaaagttttaattttgcaacgcataggttattgttttattcatttgggcctaaaacacccgaaaacaatttttttccttatttggaacagtgcaacccgtgccgactcgcgcgcaaacatgtccatacaagttgcgtcACAAGAGTGGCGCGCTCTCATTGTTATTGCCACTTAGTTTTTGCGTATCGGGTAGCTAGcacggattgttttatatttcgaagatgtcagtggaactaaggagcaattaaaaaagcattttcttggttggtgaagtaaatcgccaaataacaggcgcaaaattaccatctgatcgtcaagttctcgcagttctatttttcaatatatgtgaggttaagttgactgttagtgaaagcACAAATCTTGTCATTTGGGAGagcaatatattctgggaaaaggctagaatacctaccagagctgtgcctaattgtgttaagaagttagtagatctttatcaggtctggcgaGAACTGCAAAACAATAGCAAGAAGATTCCGGATTTACATAGGCGCCGCGAagagaactttc is drawn from Anabrus simplex isolate iqAnaSimp1 chromosome 1, ASM4041472v1, whole genome shotgun sequence and contains these coding sequences:
- the LOC136861147 gene encoding zinc finger protein 830 — translated: MSTSLNLGKKKVTQNDLRRIMNEQKRILSQTVKKIESPLAKYSPTGQLTCIVCDHVVRNESVWAVHINSKQHKDNIQLIKRKKESENLFKKPVAPGPLPSSLKRPSSYEVPSPPKKIKGILKNAPPSKVPSDFFDSSDSISLNSNGPVTASDVNALQKLAAENDDSGGESEEEEESIAEKTPPTTDIKSLKPQNVDEVLPEGFFDDPMLDAKARNVEYKDPIEEEWEKFQKAMKEETTVSAQIIADDQEVATAERQIDEIDEQLRNWSRVLDLEKKKEEVVQAASSREGGENDDELSSGDEAEFDEYLDWRAKKSYK